The following is a genomic window from Chloroflexota bacterium.
CTGACAATCGATGGAGAAAAAGCATGACACCCCCGATCCGTTTGCTGCTTGTGGATGATCAACGCCTGATGCGCGACGGCTTGCGTACAATTCTCGAACTTGAAGGCGATTTACAGGTGGTTGGCGAGGCCGAAAACGGTCAGGCCGGGCTGGATGCCTATGAGGAATTTGCCCCCGATGTGGTGCTGATGGACATCCGTATGCCCGGCATGGATGGCGTGGAAGCCACCCGCCGCATGATCGAGCGCTGGCCTGAAGCGCGCGTGATTATTCTGACTACCTTTGATGATAACGAATATATCTTCGAGGGATTACGCGCCGGGGCGTTGGGCTATTTGCTTAAAGATGTCTCTGGCAGCGAATTAGCGGAGGCCATCCGCAAGGTTGCTGCTGGAGGCGCGCTGATTGAGCCCTCGGTGGCTCGCAAAGTTCTCGCCGAATTCGCCCGCCTGGAACCCGCCGCGCGCCCGCTCAATACCAGTATCCCCGATCCGCTCTCGGAACGCGAGATTGAAGTGCTTGAATTGCTGGGGCAAGGTCTCTCGAATAAGCAAATTGCCGCCAAGCTCTATCTCGCCGAGGGGACGGTGAAAAACTATATTAGCAATATTTTCAACAAGTTGGGGGTTTCTGATCGCACGCAAGCCGCGTTACGGGCGCGTGAATTAGGGGTGTTGTAATAAGCGTTATTGCGTTATTTTTTTGTGCGCCGATAAGTTATGTAGTGATAGCGCTCCACCCCCACAACGAGCAGCGCGGCAATCAGCAGCATAAAGCCGCCAACCTGTGGGTGAAACGGGCTGGCTTCGGCTATGCTTTCTGTTTGCGCCTTTACAGTTTCTCCGCAAATCTCGGCGGCGAAGCCTTCATTGAAAGCATAGCCAATCGTCAATTGGATGGTATAGAGTTGCACCCCGTGGATGAGTAAAAATTCCCCGCGCTGGGTATTGGGGAGCAGCACCAGCCCTGGGCGGCTGTAATCGATGATATTGCGCGCTTCGATATACGGCAATAGGGCTGTCAGGGATGTGGTATCCAGGTGCAAGGTTTCACCGGGCTGGATGCTGAACGCCGCTAAATCGGGGGCGCGCTCGTGGTGCAGAATCAACTCAGGGTTGATTTCTCCGTTCAGGGTTTCGTCGGCGATGGCGGGTTGGGCTGTGGTGATGAGGGTTGGCTCCGCTGTGGGGGGCAGTAGATATAGCGGGGCATTCGAGTCATTGGTGATCTCAAGATACCCGTGCGCCACTTCTTTGGGCGAAGTTACCAACTTCAGGGTTTCGGGGAAATCCGCCGGGAGTTGGATGCCAAAGACTTCAGCGAACCAGGCCTCG
Proteins encoded in this region:
- a CDS encoding response regulator transcription factor, which produces MTPPIRLLLVDDQRLMRDGLRTILELEGDLQVVGEAENGQAGLDAYEEFAPDVVLMDIRMPGMDGVEATRRMIERWPEARVIILTTFDDNEYIFEGLRAGALGYLLKDVSGSELAEAIRKVAAGGALIEPSVARKVLAEFARLEPAARPLNTSIPDPLSEREIEVLELLGQGLSNKQIAAKLYLAEGTVKNYISNIFNKLGVSDRTQAALRARELGVL